From the genome of Corallococcus exiguus:
ACCTGCACGTCGTAGGGCCCCGGCACCGGCTCCGGCCGCTCGTCGAACGCGAGGACCTCCGGACCGCCTGGCTTCGTGATGCGCACGACCTTCATGACCCGCCTCCTTCCGCGTGAAGACCCGCCACCGCTACAACAACAACCGCGTCACCAATCCGAAGTACGCCAGCAGCGTCACGTTGTCGGACACCGCCAGCACCAGCGGCGCCGACGCCAGGTGCGGATCCACCTTCAGCTTCTTGAAGAGGAACGGCAGCACGCCGCCCAGGCACGACGCCAACGTGGCGGACACCGTCACCGCCACGAACAGCGCCAGGGGAAAGCCGAACCCCGGCGAATAGATGCGCCCCAGGAGCGCCACCACCGCCGCCGCCATCAACCCGGCCAGGCTCGCGGCCAGCACCTCGCGCGCCACCACCTTCCGGTCCACCTCGCCATGCGTCACCATCGACGCGGCCACCGCCGTCGTCTGCACGCCCAGGCTTTCCGACAGCACCAGCACCATGGGGATGAAGGCGCTCACCACCACCAGCTCCGCCACCGTGCGCTCGAACAGCCGCGTCGTCGTGGCCGCCAGGAACCCGCCGGCGATGTTCACGAGCAGCCACGGGAAGCGCTTGAGCGCCATGCGCCCGGGCCGCGTCTCTCGCGCCTCGCCCTTGGGCAGGCCCACGAAGCGGTAGACCTCGTCGCGCACGCGGCCCTCCACCTCGTCGAAGAGCGTGTCGGAGAACGCGTCCACGAACTGGTTCATCTCCACCACGCCCACGATGCGCCCCTCCGCGTCCACCACCGGGAAGGCCAGGAAGCGGTAGGTGACGAAGAAGTCCTCCACCAGCGCGTCGGAGGCGTCCAGCGGCAGCTTCACCACCCGCGTGAACATCAGCGACGCGATGCGCTCGTCGGGCGTCGCGCGGATCAGCTTGCGGATGGGCACCACGCCCACCAGCCGGCCAGCTGGGTCGCACGCGTAGCAGTAGAAGATCTCCCCCGTGCCGGGGTGGGCGCGCAGCTTCTCCAGCGCCTGGGCGACCGTGTCCTCCACGCCCACCGAGGTGAAGTCCCGGGACAGCCGGTCGCCCTGCAACAGCGTGTGAGCAGTCTCCGGGGGCATCTGCACGAGTCGGGGCACGAAACGTCCTGGCCCGCCGGAGCGTCAAGGCTTATCTAGGACTCCATCCGCCATGCCACTCACGCCGTGTCCCATCTGTCAGAAGCCCGTGCCTCCGCGGCCGGAGAACACCTCCCATCCCTTCTGCTCCCGCCGCTGCCGCGCCGTCGACCTGGGCCGCTGGCTGGGTGAGGAGTACCGCGTGCCCGACCGTCAGGCCGAGCAGCAGGAGGACGAGCTCCCCTCCGACGGCGAGCCGCGCCGCCACGACGCCTGAGCCGTTGCCGCCGTCCACCGCTGGAAGATTCCCGGACCGCTTGAACGACAGGGCAGGGGAGCGTGCCACCGGAAGGCCCGCGCCCGTGCGCCCCGGAGGGCAGGGGATGGGCGTGCCGCTGGAGTCGCGGGGAGAGTGACGCTATACCCGCCTGCCGTGAAACGCGCCGTCAACCTCATCGCCAGCCTGCTCGTCACAGTTGCCTTCATGTGGTGGGCCTTCCGGGACACGGATGTGTCCACGCAGCTCGCCAGCCTCAAGGCGGCCAACTACGCGTGGATCCTCCCGTACTTCGTGTGCCTGTGCTTCATCCACGTCTTCCGGGCGCTGCGCTGGGGAGCGTTGCTGTCGGGCCTGGAGCACATCCCCTTCCGCAAGCTGAACGAAGCGTCCGGCATCGGCTTCATGATGCTGCTGGTGCTGCCGTTCCGGCTGGGTGAGTTCGCGCGGCCCTTCCTCATCGCCCAGCGCAGCTCCATCCGCCGCAGCGCGGCCATGACATCCGTGGTGCTGGAGCGCATCGTGGACGGCCTCTTCGTCGCGGCGATGTTCCGCGTGTTGCTCTTCTTCGTCTCTACGGAGACCCCCGAGGTCCGGTACGTGAAGCTGGGCGCGTGGCTGATGTTCGCCGTGTTCGGCGGCGGCTTGATGTTCCTCCTGCTGGGCCTGTGGCAGCAGGAGCGCACGGTGCGGCTGGTGCGCGCCACCGTGGGCCGCTTCTCGCCGGGCGTCGCGGACAAGGTGGCGGACGTCGTGGACACCTTCGTGGGGGCCATGCGCCAGCTCCCCGACCGCAAGCACATCGCCCTCTTCTTCCTCTACACGTTCGGTTACTGGGGCCTGAACGGCCTGGGCATGGCGCTGCTCGCGCGCGCCTTCGACTGCTCCGGCGCGGCGGCGGGCACGGCCTGCGAGCCCATGCACCTGTCGCTGTTCCAGTCCTACATCGTGATGTGCGTGCTGGTGGTGGGCGTGATGATCCCCGCCGCGCCCGGGATGATGGGCACCTTCCAGGCCGCCACCAAGGTGGGCCTGGGGCTGTTCATGCCCGCCGCGATGGTGAACGCGCACGGGCTCGCCTACGCGAACGTGTTGTGGCTGTGCCAGACGCTGCAGCAGATCGTCATCGGCCTCGTCCTGCTGTCCATCAGCCACATGTCCTTCCGCGAGCTGGCGGGGAACATGAAGAAGGACGACGACACCTCGGTCACCCGCTCGTCGGCGGCCTGAGGCCTTTTCGTCGCTACGGGGCAGGCTGGGTGGCCTGCCCTCCGTCGGTCGCTGGCGGGGACGCGGGAGGCACCTGCTGGGCGCGCACGCTGTTCTTCACCTGTTCGGTGACGGCGGCGGGATCCACGGTGCCCTTGAACGTCCCGAAGGGCGTCTCGATGCGCTGCTCGTGCTTGCCGTCGGTGCCCGGCGGGCCGCACCAGGCCTTGGTGGAGTCCTTCAGCGAGGCCACGGGCGTGTGCACCGCGGTGCGCGTCTCCGTGGTGGACTTGGCCACGAGCACGTGGTCGCGCATCAGCACGCAGTGGTCCTCGTCGAAATACCAGGCCGCCGAACCGTCCGCGAACTCCTGCGCCCGCGCCGGTCCCCTGCCCATGGTGTCCGCCACCTGGGCGGCCGTCATGCCGGGGTAGAGCTTCTCGAAGCCGGGGGTGGCGCAGCCGGTGGTGGCCAGCGCGAGCATCGCGGACAGCAGGGAGGGACGCATCAAGGGGCGCGGCTCCTGGAAGGAGAGGCGATCCACCCTAGCGTGTTCCTCCCGGACCGCTCCAGGTGGGCCTGGAGGCGATGACGGGAGGATTACAGCTCCTGCTCCAGCCAGCGCCACAGCCGCTCACTCAGCAGGCGGGCACGGCGGCGGAGCAGGGGGCCGCTCACGACTCGCCCTCTGTCTTGGCGGGGATGCGGCCGTACTTGGACAGCAGGTCCTCCACGGCCTCACGCAGGTACTCGCTCTGGTGGATGCGGGTGCGCCGCGCCAGCTCGCGCAGCTTGTGCACCTGCTCCTCGGGAACGAGGACATGGGTGGAGACGATGTCGGCCTCGGGGCTTCGGACCTCACCGGGTTCCACCGCGGGCGGGGACGACGGAGCGTCGGGGCTCAGCGGGCTGGCGCTTCCATCCTGCATCGGGCTTCCTCCAGGAATGCTGCTACAGGCCGCTACCGACCTGGCGTGGGCATTAGGGGGTCGGCCTCTCGTGCCGTCAAAAAAAGGAACACGCGACGGGCCGGGTTGACTTGGAACCCGGTGCGCTGTTACTCGCGCATCTACGTAAGGGGAGTAGTTCCCGCCCGGCAGACAGGGGCGGAGGGGCGCTCGACACACTGGCTGGTGACAGCCCGGGCCCCCATCTCGTGAAGCGCGCGAGACGAACGAGACCTTCGGACAGGGATAACGCTCCCTGGCCGAGGTCCGTCGTGCGCGCTCCTCCCTGAAGCGCTCCACCCCACGACATCCTCCGCGCCAGGAACTGGGATGGGGTGCCATCGTGTCGTTGGAAGCAATCGTCGGTTCATTCGTGCTCGTCGCCGCCAGTGAGATGGGGGACAAGACCCAGCTGCTGGCGTTCTCGCTGGCGTCCAGGTTCCGCAAGCCGTGGGTGGTGCTGGGCGGCATCTTCGTGGCCACGGTGGCCAACCACGCGCTGGCGTCATCGGTGGGCACGTGGGTGTCCACGCACGTCCCCGCGCGGGTGATGGCGCTGGTCCTGGCGGTGTTGTTCCTGGGCTTCGGTCTGTGGACGCTCAAGCCCGACACGCTGGATGACGACGGCGGAAAGCCCCCTCGCTTCGGCGCCTTCCTCACCACGGTGGCGCTCTTCTTCATGGCGGAGATGGGGGACAAGACGCAGCTGGCCACCATGGCGGTGGCGGCGCGCTACCAGGCGCCGGTGCTGGTGACGCTGGGGACGACGGCGGGGATGCTGGTGTCGGACGGCCTCGCGGTGTTCCTGGGCGATCGGCTGTCCGGGCGGGTGAACATGAAGTACGTGCGGTGGGTGACCGCCGCGCTCTTCTTCCTCTTCGGCCTCGTGTCGCTCTGGACGGCCTGGCGCGGCTGAGGCTTCGCGAAGGGCCCCGGCGTGCAGGGACGCCGGGGCTTCGCGGTGAGGACTACTTCAGGCTCGCCGTGTCGATGACGAAGCGGTAGCGCACGTCGTTCTTGAGCATGCGCTCGTAGGCTTCGTTGATCTTCTGGATGGGGATGACCTCCACGTCGGAGGCGACCTGGTGCCTGGCGCAGAAGTCGAGCATCTCCTGCGTCTCACGGATGCCGCCAATCATCGAGCCGCCCAGCTTGAGCCGGCGGGGGATGAGCGAGAAGGCCGCCAGCGGCGTGGGAGTCTCCGGCGCGCCGACGATGATCATCGTGCCGTCCGTCTTCAGCAGGCTCAGGTAGGCGTTGTAGTCATGCTGCGCGGAGACGGTGTCCAGGATGAAGTCGAAGGACCGCCGCAGCTTCTTGAACGTCGCCTTGTCGGACGTGGCCTCGAAATGCGTGGCGCCCAGGGCGAGCGCGTCGTCGCGCTTGGAAGGCGAGGTGCTCAGCACCGTCACCTCCGCGCCCATCGCCTTGGCCAGCTTCACGGCCATGTGGCCCAGGCCGCCCAGACCCACGACGGCCAGCTTGCTGCCGGCCTTCACGCCGTAATAGCGCAGCGGCGAGTACGTGGTGATGCCCGCGCACAGGAGCGGCGCGGCGCGGTCCAGGGGGATGCCCTCCGGGATGCGCACCACGTACTTCGCGTCCACGGTGATGTGCGTGGAGTAGCCGCCGTAGGTGGGCTGGCCGTCGTATTCACGGCTGTTGTAGGTGTTCACCGCGCCGCGCTCGCAGTACTGCTCGTCGCCCGCGAGGCACTGGGGGCACTCGCGGCACGAGTCCACGAAGCAGCCCACGCCCACGGCGTCACCGACCTTGAACGTGGTGACGGCGCTGCCCACCTGGGACACCTTGCCGACAATTTCGTGGCCCGGGACCATGGGGAAGAGGGCGCCGCCCCACTCGTCGCGAGCCTGGTGGATGTCGGAGTGGCACACGCCGCAGTACTGGATGTCGATGAGCACATCCTGGGGACGCGGCTCGCGGCGCTCCACGGTGAAGGGGCCGAGCGCGGCCTTCGCGCTGGGTGCGGCATAGGCAGGGGTCGAGGGCAAGGAAGGCTCCTGATGGGAAACGAAGTAGGGGCGGCAATTTAGCGACGCCGGGTCCACCGTGCCGGGTGAACGTCAGGACAAGTGGACCTGCCCGGGGAGCGTCGGAGAGACTCCGCGCCCATGAGCCAGGAACGTCTGCAGCAATCCCTGTCCGCGGGTCCCCATCACCTCCTCTCCCGTCTGGTCGGCACGTGGGAGGGCGTCGCGCGCACGTGGTTCCAGCCCGACAAGGTGGAGGATGAGTCGCCCATCACCGGCACCTTCCGGAGCGTGCTCGACGGCCGCTTCGTGGTGTACGAGTACACGTCCTCCTTTGGGGGCAAGCCGCTGTCCGGCATCGCGACGCTGGGCCATCACCTGGACGGGAAGCAGTTCACCATGTCGTGGGTGGACACCTTCCACGTCGGCACGGACATCATGGGCCTGCAGGGAGAGGCCGGGGTGAGCGACCGCTTCTCCGTTACCGGCAGCTACTCCACCGGTGAGCAGTCGCCCCGCTGGGGCTGGCGCGTGGACATCGAGTGGACCGGTCCGGATGCGCTGGTCATCACGCACTTCAACATCGAGCCGGGTGAAGCACCGCAGAAAGCCATTGAACTTCAGTACAAGCGCCGGAGCTGAAGGGCGCCCGAGGTGTCTGGGATGGGCCGGGCGGCTGATGTATCACTGCCCGGCGCCGCGCGCTTTCCGCCGGTGCTCACCCAGCGCCCACCCCATGCACCTGAAGACACTCTTCGCCAGCCTCGCCATCGGTACCCTCCTCGCAGCCTGTGGCGGAGTGGAGACGGAGGAGGGGACGAGCGAGCCGACGCCGTCGCTGGCCACCTCCGAGCAGGGACTCTGTGAGGGCTATGACGCCGGCGCGCGCCGCTGTTCCGTGCGGTGCACCGCCAACGGTCCCTGGTTCCTCTACGAGCCCGGCATCCTCTACTACGGCGAGTGCCAGGCGCATGGCGCGTCCTACTGCGGCCGCACGCCGTCCGCGACGTGCTGGAGCTTCTGAGCCAGAAGCCGCGCCTCGTGACGTCCGGCGTCCGTCCAGTCCTCGGTGGATGAGAGGGATTGGAGCCCCTGGAGCAGGGTGGGCAGTTCGCCCTCCTCCAGGAGGAAGCGCGCGGACGGGTGCGGATGGCGTTGCAGGTTGCGCCGGGTGGGCTGGGCGAAGACGAACAGCCCGCCCGGTGAGAGGATCTTCGGCACGGCGGCGAAGAGTGGCCGCCAGAGGTAGTTCAAGCACACGACCAGGTCGAACGGACCGGGCGGCAGTGCTTCGGTCTCCAGGTCCAAACGCAGGCGCGTGAGTGTCACGCCCGCGTCGCGCGCCAGTGCTTCCGCCTGCTCCAGCGCCACGTCGGAGATGTCCACCAGGGTGACGTCCAGCCCGCGCTTCGCGAGCCAGCACGCGTCGTGTCCCGCACCTCCGGCCAGGTCGAGCGCCCGGCCCGCGTGAGGCAGCCGGTCCTCGAGCGAGCGGAGGAAGGCGGATGGTTCCCGCTGCGCGGTGGCCTGCTGGTACTTGTCGTTCCAGCGCTGGCGATCCTCCTGGGACATGGCGCGGCTCCTACTTCCCGGTCATCAGCCCGTTGAGGGACGGGTAGCTGGCGGCGGCTTCGAACAGGCTCGCGGAGTGTCCCTCGCGGAGGAAGGTGGAGGCGAGCGCCCCGGCCCGGCCCCAGATGGCCTCCGGGATGGCGGAGCCCGCGCTGAGCCGCCGCACACCCAGCCGCTGCAGCTCCGCCGGAGCGGGGAGGTCCTGCCGCGCGAGCACGTTCACGGGCAGCGAGGTGCCCCGGGTGATGGCCTGGATCTCGGCCGCGTCCGTGACGCCTGCGGCGAAGAGGCCGTCCGCGCCGGCCTGCTGGTAGCGAGCGGCACGGGCCAGGGTCTCCTCGACGCGGCGCTCGGGCGACACGAGCTTGCGCAGGTAGACGTCCGTGCGCGCGTTGACGAAGACATCCACGCCCAGGCGCGCGCCGACCTGCTTCACGCGTTCAATCTTCGCGGCGAGCAGCTCCGGAGGACCGCTGCCGTCCTCCAGGTTGCAGCCCACGGCGCCCTCGGACAGGAGGCGGGCCACGTTCTCCGCGGCGGTGGCCGGATCGTCCGAGTAGCCCGCTTCGGCGTCCACGGTGAGGGGGACCTGGATGGCGCGGGCGATGGTGCGAACCGTGTGGATGAGCGCGTCCACGGGCAGCGCGTTGCCGTCCGGGTAGCCCAGCGCCCAGGCGATGCCGGCGCTGGTGGTGGCGATGGCCTTCGCACCCAGGCTCTCGAAGAGGCGGGCGCTGCCGGCGTCCCAGACGTTCGGAAGCACGAGCAGATCAGCGCCCTGGTGCAGTGCGCGGAACGTGGCGGCGGTGGCTGGACGGGTGGTCATGCGTGGGAGCTCCGGTGACGGGGTGAGAGGGATTCAGGCGTGGGTCTGCTC
Proteins encoded in this window:
- a CDS encoding magnesium transporter — encoded protein: MPRLVQMPPETAHTLLQGDRLSRDFTSVGVEDTVAQALEKLRAHPGTGEIFYCYACDPAGRLVGVVPIRKLIRATPDERIASLMFTRVVKLPLDASDALVEDFFVTYRFLAFPVVDAEGRIVGVVEMNQFVDAFSDTLFDEVEGRVRDEVYRFVGLPKGEARETRPGRMALKRFPWLLVNIAGGFLAATTTRLFERTVAELVVVSAFIPMVLVLSESLGVQTTAVAASMVTHGEVDRKVVAREVLAASLAGLMAAAVVALLGRIYSPGFGFPLALFVAVTVSATLASCLGGVLPFLFKKLKVDPHLASAPLVLAVSDNVTLLAYFGLVTRLLL
- a CDS encoding DNA gyrase inhibitor YacG, which codes for MPLTPCPICQKPVPPRPENTSHPFCSRRCRAVDLGRWLGEEYRVPDRQAEQQEDELPSDGEPRRHDA
- a CDS encoding lysylphosphatidylglycerol synthase transmembrane domain-containing protein, producing the protein MKRAVNLIASLLVTVAFMWWAFRDTDVSTQLASLKAANYAWILPYFVCLCFIHVFRALRWGALLSGLEHIPFRKLNEASGIGFMMLLVLPFRLGEFARPFLIAQRSSIRRSAAMTSVVLERIVDGLFVAAMFRVLLFFVSTETPEVRYVKLGAWLMFAVFGGGLMFLLLGLWQQERTVRLVRATVGRFSPGVADKVADVVDTFVGAMRQLPDRKHIALFFLYTFGYWGLNGLGMALLARAFDCSGAAAGTACEPMHLSLFQSYIVMCVLVVGVMIPAAPGMMGTFQAATKVGLGLFMPAAMVNAHGLAYANVLWLCQTLQQIVIGLVLLSISHMSFRELAGNMKKDDDTSVTRSSAA
- a CDS encoding ribbon-helix-helix domain-containing protein → MQDGSASPLSPDAPSSPPAVEPGEVRSPEADIVSTHVLVPEEQVHKLRELARRTRIHQSEYLREAVEDLLSKYGRIPAKTEGES
- a CDS encoding TMEM165/GDT1 family protein; this translates as MEAIVGSFVLVAASEMGDKTQLLAFSLASRFRKPWVVLGGIFVATVANHALASSVGTWVSTHVPARVMALVLAVLFLGFGLWTLKPDTLDDDGGKPPRFGAFLTTVALFFMAEMGDKTQLATMAVAARYQAPVLVTLGTTAGMLVSDGLAVFLGDRLSGRVNMKYVRWVTAALFFLFGLVSLWTAWRG
- a CDS encoding NAD(P)-dependent alcohol dehydrogenase, whose product is MPSTPAYAAPSAKAALGPFTVERREPRPQDVLIDIQYCGVCHSDIHQARDEWGGALFPMVPGHEIVGKVSQVGSAVTTFKVGDAVGVGCFVDSCRECPQCLAGDEQYCERGAVNTYNSREYDGQPTYGGYSTHITVDAKYVVRIPEGIPLDRAAPLLCAGITTYSPLRYYGVKAGSKLAVVGLGGLGHMAVKLAKAMGAEVTVLSTSPSKRDDALALGATHFEATSDKATFKKLRRSFDFILDTVSAQHDYNAYLSLLKTDGTMIIVGAPETPTPLAAFSLIPRRLKLGGSMIGGIRETQEMLDFCARHQVASDVEVIPIQKINEAYERMLKNDVRYRFVIDTASLK
- a CDS encoding DUF1579 domain-containing protein; translation: MSQERLQQSLSAGPHHLLSRLVGTWEGVARTWFQPDKVEDESPITGTFRSVLDGRFVVYEYTSSFGGKPLSGIATLGHHLDGKQFTMSWVDTFHVGTDIMGLQGEAGVSDRFSVTGSYSTGEQSPRWGWRVDIEWTGPDALVITHFNIEPGEAPQKAIELQYKRRS
- a CDS encoding class I SAM-dependent methyltransferase: MSQEDRQRWNDKYQQATAQREPSAFLRSLEDRLPHAGRALDLAGGAGHDACWLAKRGLDVTLVDISDVALEQAEALARDAGVTLTRLRLDLETEALPPGPFDLVVCLNYLWRPLFAAVPKILSPGGLFVFAQPTRRNLQRHPHPSARFLLEEGELPTLLQGLQSLSSTEDWTDAGRHEARLLAQKLQHVADGVRPQ
- a CDS encoding isocitrate lyase/PEP mutase family protein, with product MTTRPATAATFRALHQGADLLVLPNVWDAGSARLFESLGAKAIATTSAGIAWALGYPDGNALPVDALIHTVRTIARAIQVPLTVDAEAGYSDDPATAAENVARLLSEGAVGCNLEDGSGPPELLAAKIERVKQVGARLGVDVFVNARTDVYLRKLVSPERRVEETLARAARYQQAGADGLFAAGVTDAAEIQAITRGTSLPVNVLARQDLPAPAELQRLGVRRLSAGSAIPEAIWGRAGALASTFLREGHSASLFEAAASYPSLNGLMTGK